The Aulosira sp. FACHB-615 genome includes a window with the following:
- a CDS encoding hybrid sensor histidine kinase/response regulator has protein sequence MITDAEIREQGYVYFLAEAPELLQTIEQELLSLTEEEDKRKNKVHALMRATHTLKGGAATVGLEAIQTIAHSLEDVFKALYNPDIVIDNDLHTLLLKAYECLRLALTTTLTSSAANVQEVIERATNIFAQLQARLGDDFGTDNYLPTSQELGFDVVKSIFEVGVQQRIENITETINHPPEEAEFRDFVNSQAEIFLGLAESLDLLGLEELAQKIMAALQAYPSQVMEIAELMRHDLQTIQTAVFAGDRTCTNLLSPAWQNLTPVIEPEQLSPGSPDNSTTENLQQAAAEFYQFLTTSGNYKHEQIQPTTAKFYLKLVQCILSWFEQQQQIPPAELNLSLLIPKLDIEPQINYIETWLKEFLAFVQNSEDSYSLCLYRHGMILIVLLAIAQFEYGNDKGDDYVLLTRYLQKQIITLAKEYKNYPPVNSQEKNWLEHLQFQNIAVANETVNSLEAETEYLLESIWGEETATEPAVILDDAVPEPASVDAITEVVSNIREQLEDKNSQVVKSQKFVRVDVEKLRNLNYLAGELLIYHKKRHLYDEQIQELIDKLLEQINRHQIILHQLRDIPLNLPTVTPQLSQNFAAVKFDSLEMDVYTEFNLALHAAIEETLQLQETTESLDLTIKQATQATEKKQNLVFTIIDNLVEARMLPLGDILHRFPPMVKKLGSIYQKNVELQLIGTDVLVDKAIAEKLYEPLLHLVRNAFDHGIESPQIRQERGKPEQGLITIRAYHQSSQTIIEVQDDGEGLNLAKIHQKAIEMKLDISGNNESELLDLMFAPGLSTAAEVSNISGRGIGLDIVRSQIEALHGSIAVQTLPQKGTKFTLKIPFSMTTDKLMLVQAGGIIYALLLDSVEKIIIPTPQQIKEFEGKKVLYWHTEQNETLIGLHQLSELMSYTCSVAKSNSLNHPVTTLDTKLMNNPILILKCHQGIFALEVDQIIGEQELVIRPLGNAIAPPKYVYGCSTSGNGNLILVIDGALLLDSTHIPATPELIPLPIIPANESAVATSEDLSISIPAQPLSPQMEANFSAPKVVLIVDDAISLRQTLSLTLQRDGYQVIQAQNGVEALEQLQKYPDIKVIISDLEMPRMNGFELLTNVQQIPKIAKIPVVILSSRSADKHRQLAKELGARAYLTKPYLEQEFLSTISSLIQQKSGTNNLVMELTV, from the coding sequence ATGATTACAGATGCTGAGATTCGTGAACAAGGTTATGTTTATTTCCTAGCAGAAGCACCAGAGTTATTACAAACAATTGAACAAGAACTTTTAAGTTTAACGGAAGAAGAAGATAAGCGAAAAAATAAAGTTCATGCTTTAATGCGGGCTACTCATACCCTCAAGGGTGGTGCGGCGACTGTGGGACTAGAGGCGATTCAAACTATTGCCCATTCTCTAGAAGATGTATTTAAAGCTTTATATAATCCAGATATAGTTATTGATAATGATTTACATACACTTTTACTGAAAGCTTATGAATGTTTGCGCCTTGCTTTAACTACAACATTAACCAGCAGTGCGGCTAATGTGCAAGAAGTGATTGAACGAGCCACTAATATTTTTGCCCAATTGCAAGCTAGACTTGGCGATGATTTCGGCACAGATAATTATCTTCCTACTTCACAAGAATTAGGTTTTGATGTTGTCAAGTCAATCTTTGAAGTTGGAGTTCAACAACGTATTGAAAATATTACTGAAACTATTAATCATCCTCCAGAAGAAGCGGAATTTAGAGATTTTGTCAACTCTCAAGCCGAAATATTTCTGGGCTTGGCTGAATCTTTAGATTTACTGGGATTAGAAGAACTCGCCCAAAAAATTATGGCGGCGCTGCAAGCATATCCTTCGCAAGTGATGGAAATTGCTGAACTGATGCGACACGATTTACAAACAATTCAAACAGCAGTATTCGCAGGCGATCGCACTTGCACTAATCTGCTTTCTCCAGCTTGGCAAAACCTGACACCAGTCATTGAGCCAGAACAGTTATCTCCAGGATCTCCAGATAATTCAACGACTGAAAATTTACAACAAGCTGCGGCAGAATTTTACCAATTTTTAACAACATCAGGCAATTATAAACATGAACAAATTCAGCCAACAACGGCTAAGTTTTACCTCAAGTTAGTGCAGTGTATTTTGAGTTGGTTTGAGCAGCAGCAACAAATCCCGCCAGCCGAATTAAATTTATCCCTATTAATTCCTAAATTAGATATAGAGCCGCAAATAAATTATATTGAAACTTGGTTAAAAGAATTTTTAGCTTTCGTGCAGAACTCAGAAGATAGTTATAGTCTTTGCCTGTATCGGCATGGCATGATTTTAATTGTGCTGCTGGCAATTGCTCAGTTTGAGTATGGTAATGATAAAGGTGATGATTATGTTTTATTAACTCGATACTTACAAAAACAAATTATCACATTAGCTAAAGAATATAAAAATTATCCTCCTGTAAACAGTCAAGAAAAAAACTGGTTAGAGCATCTCCAGTTCCAAAATATTGCAGTTGCGAATGAAACAGTAAACTCTTTAGAGGCTGAGACTGAGTATCTCTTAGAATCAATTTGGGGAGAAGAAACTGCAACTGAGCCAGCCGTAATTCTAGATGATGCTGTTCCAGAGCCAGCCAGTGTAGATGCTATTACCGAAGTAGTGAGTAATATTCGTGAGCAGTTAGAAGATAAAAACTCACAAGTTGTCAAAAGTCAGAAATTTGTCCGTGTTGATGTTGAAAAATTGAGGAACCTTAATTATTTAGCTGGAGAACTGCTAATTTATCACAAGAAACGCCATCTTTATGATGAACAGATTCAAGAATTGATTGATAAGTTATTAGAGCAGATTAATAGACATCAAATCATCTTACACCAGTTAAGAGATATACCACTAAATTTACCTACTGTTACACCTCAGTTATCGCAGAATTTTGCCGCAGTGAAATTTGACTCGCTGGAAATGGATGTATACACAGAATTTAATTTAGCACTCCACGCAGCCATCGAAGAAACTCTGCAATTACAAGAAACTACAGAATCGCTAGATTTAACTATTAAACAAGCAACGCAAGCAACTGAGAAAAAACAAAATTTAGTTTTCACGATTATTGATAACTTGGTAGAAGCAAGAATGTTACCTTTGGGTGATATTTTGCATCGTTTCCCCCCAATGGTGAAAAAATTAGGCAGTATTTATCAGAAAAATGTCGAGTTGCAACTGATAGGCACAGATGTACTAGTAGATAAAGCGATCGCGGAAAAATTGTATGAGCCATTATTACATTTAGTACGTAATGCTTTTGATCACGGCATTGAATCTCCACAAATACGTCAAGAACGTGGTAAACCAGAACAAGGTTTAATTACAATTCGGGCATATCATCAAAGTAGCCAAACGATTATTGAAGTTCAAGATGATGGAGAAGGGCTGAATCTAGCAAAAATTCATCAAAAAGCCATCGAGATGAAACTAGATATTTCTGGTAACAATGAATCAGAGTTATTAGATTTGATGTTTGCACCGGGATTATCGACAGCAGCAGAAGTCAGTAATATTTCAGGACGTGGTATCGGTTTGGATATTGTACGTTCTCAAATCGAAGCTCTTCATGGTTCAATTGCGGTGCAAACTTTACCCCAAAAAGGGACAAAATTCACACTCAAAATACCTTTTTCTATGACTACTGATAAATTGATGCTGGTGCAAGCGGGAGGCATAATTTATGCGCTATTGTTAGACAGCGTGGAAAAAATTATCATTCCGACTCCGCAACAAATTAAGGAATTTGAAGGGAAAAAAGTTTTATATTGGCATACAGAGCAGAATGAAACTTTAATTGGTTTACATCAACTTTCAGAGCTAATGTCTTATACTTGCTCTGTCGCCAAGAGTAATAGTCTCAATCATCCAGTAACTACTCTTGACACAAAATTGATGAATAATCCTATATTAATTCTCAAGTGTCATCAAGGTATTTTTGCTTTAGAAGTTGACCAAATAATTGGCGAACAAGAATTAGTAATTAGACCATTAGGAAATGCGATCGCACCACCAAAATACGTTTATGGTTGTAGTACTTCTGGCAATGGTAATCTCATTTTAGTGATTGATGGCGCTCTTTTATTAGATTCTACTCATATACCAGCAACACCAGAACTTATACCCCTCCCGATAATTCCTGCTAATGAATCTGCTGTAGCAACAAGCGAAGATTTATCTATCTCGATTCCAGCACAACCATTATCACCGCAGATGGAAGCTAATTTTTCTGCACCCAAGGTAGTGTTGATTGTCGATGATGCTATTAGTTTACGCCAAACTCTTTCTTTAACTTTGCAAAGAGATGGCTATCAAGTGATTCAAGCCCAAAATGGTGTAGAAGCTCTCGAACAGTTACAAAAGTATCCCGATATTAAAGTGATTATTTCTGATTTAGAAATGCCACGAATGAATGGATTTGAGTTATTAACTAACGTGCAGCAAATTCCCAAAATTGCTAAAATTCCTGTAGTTATTTTATCTTCTCGCAGTGCAGATAAACATCGTCAACTGGCAAAAGAACTGGGTGCAAGAGCTTACTTAACTAAGCCTTATCTAGAGCAGGAATTTTTATCTACTATTTCATCTTTAATTCAACAAAAAAGTGGAACGAATAATTTAGTTATGGAGTTAACTGTGTAA
- a CDS encoding four helix bundle protein, giving the protein MASGEIRSYQDLKVWQEGMNLAEACYEFTKGLPKEEIYGMISQIRRSSASIPANIAEGYGREYRTEYIHFLRTAQGSLKELETHLLLSARDKVGLTNSQTVTPILKQCESVGKLLRALIRSLQNKGHRE; this is encoded by the coding sequence ATGGCAAGTGGTGAAATTCGTTCTTATCAAGATTTAAAAGTTTGGCAAGAGGGTATGAATTTAGCTGAAGCTTGTTATGAATTCACAAAAGGATTGCCAAAAGAGGAAATCTATGGAATGATTTCACAGATTCGTCGCTCCTCCGCATCAATTCCGGCTAATATTGCAGAGGGATATGGACGTGAATATCGTACTGAATATATTCACTTTCTCCGTACTGCACAAGGTTCTTTGAAAGAACTTGAAACTCACCTTTTACTATCAGCCAGAGATAAAGTCGGGCTAACAAATTCACAAACAGTTACTCCGATTCTAAAACAATGTGAATCTGTAGGTAAATTGCTTCGCGCACTCATTCGTTCTCTGCAAAATAAAGGTCATAGGGAGTAG
- a CDS encoding GAF domain-containing protein, with protein sequence MTIAYHNSKDNEEVIPEVEVRENQAVNNLTANNYQISQEFKLWRQQLQAISNVMRQAKDIDTLLKLSAAQVREKINCDRALIYQFTSIDSGTVLAESRTLGWTPTLGESLPGMLFGLYNNQDYLEPVVIEDVEQIQSSTPYQKQLLEKFQIKASLSLPILVDGKVWGLLAVNTCTNARQWQETEIMFLSQVTTELAYKFQSFEFQRELELRTQAKKSVAKVIEKIIRVSDIDKIFQATTQEIRQLLRCDRVAVYQFYDNWSGEFVAESVGHGWVKLVGPGINTVWEDTHLQETQGGRYRHHESFVVNDIYKAGHFQCHLEILEQFEVQAYVIVPVFAGEKLWGLLAAYQNSGIRDWHEWEVSFLEQIGLQFGVAIAHAEYLAQMQVQSQQLVQIAEQEKILTKIVNRIRQSPDVESVFRTTTQEVRLSLKCDRVAVYQFSPDWGGEFIAESVGSNWVKLVGPNIKTVLDDTYLQETQGGRYARGEHFVVNDIYKIGLAPCHIEILEQFEAKAYIIVPIFFGEQLWGLLAAYQNSSSREWQPWEVNFLNQIALQFTIAKSQIDYLEEVRVKSEKLTQIAEQEKAFTKIVNRIRQCVDLDEIFKVTTQEVRQLLRCDRMAVYRFSPDWSGEFIAESVGHNWVKLVGIDIKTVWEDTHLQETQGGRYAKGESFAVHDIYQVGHSPCHIEILEQFEAKAYVIVPIFFGEKLWGLLAAYQNSSTRNWEESQVSLLARIGDQLGLALQQTESVQQLQAQSAQLAEAAAREKAAKELLQQRSIQLLMALRPALNGDLTVRAPITEDELGTIADAYNNTLQALRQIVIQVQAAAQQVAQTSATSNASLAGLNNLAQQQSEDIASALGDIQQMLDSTQAVVANAELVQVAVQKANQTVESGDIAMNLTVKAIEAIRETVAQTSKKIKRLSESSQKISKVVNLISNFATQTNVLALNAAIEATRAGEYGKGFAVVADEVRSLSRQSAAATIEIEKLVQEIQAETGEVAVAMETGIQQVVEGTNLVSETRQNLNAIVLATAEISQLIQQITAATQTQMGQSDTVTNSMQDVAEIANKTFAESQEIAAIFQDLLGMAQELLTTASQFKVN encoded by the coding sequence ATGACAATTGCGTATCACAATAGTAAAGATAATGAAGAAGTTATTCCTGAAGTTGAAGTAAGGGAAAATCAAGCTGTTAATAATCTGACTGCCAATAATTATCAAATTTCTCAAGAGTTTAAACTTTGGCGACAGCAATTACAAGCTATCAGTAATGTGATGCGTCAAGCTAAAGATATAGATACATTACTAAAACTTAGTGCTGCTCAAGTTAGAGAAAAAATTAATTGCGATCGCGCCTTAATTTATCAATTTACATCTATAGATTCTGGTACTGTTTTGGCTGAATCTAGAACCCTCGGTTGGACACCAACATTAGGTGAAAGCCTACCAGGGATGTTATTTGGTTTGTATAACAATCAAGATTATTTAGAACCTGTAGTAATTGAAGATGTCGAGCAAATTCAATCATCTACACCTTATCAAAAACAATTACTGGAAAAATTTCAAATTAAAGCGAGTTTAAGTTTACCTATTTTAGTAGATGGTAAAGTCTGGGGATTACTAGCAGTTAATACTTGCACCAATGCTAGACAATGGCAAGAAACAGAAATTATGTTCCTGTCGCAAGTGACAACAGAATTAGCTTATAAATTCCAGAGTTTTGAATTTCAAAGAGAATTAGAACTACGAACCCAAGCGAAAAAATCTGTCGCCAAGGTAATTGAGAAGATTATTCGAGTCTCTGATATTGACAAGATTTTTCAAGCAACAACTCAAGAAATCAGACAATTGTTACGTTGCGATCGCGTCGCTGTGTATCAGTTCTATGATAATTGGAGTGGTGAATTTGTCGCTGAATCAGTTGGTCATGGTTGGGTGAAACTTGTCGGCCCAGGTATTAATACAGTTTGGGAAGATACCCATCTACAAGAAACCCAAGGTGGACGTTACCGCCATCACGAAAGCTTTGTGGTCAATGACATTTATAAAGCAGGTCATTTTCAGTGCCATCTCGAAATTTTAGAGCAATTTGAAGTCCAAGCTTATGTGATTGTCCCTGTATTTGCTGGGGAAAAATTATGGGGTTTGTTAGCAGCTTATCAAAATTCTGGCATTCGTGATTGGCACGAGTGGGAAGTCAGCTTTTTAGAACAAATTGGTTTACAGTTTGGTGTAGCCATTGCCCATGCCGAGTATCTCGCACAAATGCAAGTGCAATCTCAACAATTAGTGCAGATTGCAGAACAAGAAAAAATCTTAACTAAAATCGTCAACCGCATCCGCCAGTCTCCAGATGTGGAAAGTGTTTTTAGAACAACTACCCAAGAAGTGCGACTTTCCTTAAAATGCGATCGCGTGGCTGTTTATCAGTTTAGTCCTGACTGGGGTGGTGAGTTTATTGCTGAATCAGTCGGTAGCAATTGGGTAAAATTGGTAGGGCCAAATATCAAAACCGTCTTAGATGATACTTATCTGCAAGAAACTCAAGGCGGACGATATGCTAGAGGAGAACATTTTGTAGTTAATGATATTTACAAAATTGGTTTGGCTCCTTGCCACATTGAAATTTTAGAACAATTTGAAGCCAAAGCTTATATTATTGTTCCTATCTTTTTTGGGGAACAATTATGGGGTTTATTAGCAGCTTACCAAAACTCTAGCAGTCGGGAATGGCAACCTTGGGAAGTTAACTTCTTAAATCAGATAGCCTTGCAATTTACTATTGCAAAATCGCAAATAGACTATCTCGAAGAAGTGCGAGTTAAATCAGAAAAATTAACTCAGATTGCAGAACAAGAAAAAGCCTTTACTAAGATAGTAAACCGCATTAGACAATGTGTAGATTTAGATGAAATCTTCAAAGTTACGACTCAAGAAGTCCGGCAATTATTACGATGCGATCGCATGGCTGTGTATCGCTTCTCTCCTGATTGGAGTGGTGAGTTTATTGCTGAGTCAGTTGGTCATAATTGGGTCAAACTTGTCGGCATAGATATCAAAACTGTTTGGGAAGATACCCACCTCCAAGAAACCCAAGGCGGCAGATATGCCAAAGGCGAAAGCTTTGCTGTTCATGACATTTATCAAGTCGGACATTCCCCTTGTCACATTGAAATTTTAGAGCAATTTGAAGCCAAGGCTTATGTAATTGTGCCGATATTTTTTGGAGAAAAACTGTGGGGTTTGTTGGCAGCTTATCAAAATTCCAGCACCCGTAATTGGGAAGAATCGCAAGTTAGCTTGTTAGCCAGAATTGGTGATCAATTAGGATTAGCACTGCAACAAACTGAATCTGTGCAACAACTACAAGCACAGTCAGCACAACTAGCAGAAGCCGCCGCCAGGGAAAAAGCCGCCAAAGAATTACTCCAACAACGTTCCATTCAACTTTTGATGGCGCTGCGTCCGGCTTTAAATGGTGATTTAACAGTCCGCGCCCCCATCACAGAAGACGAACTCGGCACCATCGCCGATGCTTACAATAACACTCTGCAAGCATTACGACAAATCGTCATCCAAGTACAAGCCGCAGCCCAGCAAGTAGCACAGACTTCAGCTACTAGTAACGCTTCCCTGGCGGGACTGAATAATTTAGCCCAACAACAGTCAGAAGATATTGCCTCGGCTTTGGGTGATATTCAACAAATGCTAGACTCTACCCAAGCTGTGGTGGCTAATGCCGAATTAGTGCAGGTAGCAGTCCAAAAAGCTAACCAAACAGTAGAGTCTGGCGATATTGCCATGAACTTGACTGTCAAAGCCATTGAAGCAATTCGAGAAACCGTTGCCCAAACCAGTAAGAAAATTAAACGCCTCAGCGAGTCTTCGCAAAAAATCTCGAAAGTAGTCAATTTGATTAGTAATTTTGCCACTCAAACCAACGTTCTCGCGCTGAATGCCGCCATTGAAGCAACCCGCGCCGGTGAGTATGGTAAAGGCTTCGCAGTTGTAGCTGATGAAGTGCGTTCGTTATCTCGTCAATCAGCAGCAGCCACAATTGAAATTGAAAAATTAGTACAAGAAATTCAAGCCGAAACTGGCGAAGTTGCAGTCGCAATGGAAACAGGTATTCAGCAAGTTGTTGAAGGTACAAATTTAGTCAGTGAAACCCGGCAAAACTTAAATGCAATTGTTTTAGCCACTGCTGAAATTAGTCAATTAATTCAACAAATTACCGCCGCTACTCAAACTCAAATGGGTCAATCTGACACTGTGACTAATTCAATGCAAGATGTTGCAGAAATCGCTAACAAAACCTTTGCCGAGTCTCAAGAAATTGCGGCTATTTTCCAAGATTTACTGGGAATGGCACAAGAACTATTAACCACTGCTAGTCAGTTCAAAGTTAACTAA